Proteins from one Pongo abelii isolate AG06213 chromosome 19, NHGRI_mPonAbe1-v2.0_pri, whole genome shotgun sequence genomic window:
- the RFLNB gene encoding refilin-B codes for MVGRLSLQDVPELVDARKKGDGVLDSPDSGLPPSPSPSHWGLAAGGGGGGGGGRAPAPGALEPDAAATPAAPSPASVPLTPGCALRLCPLSFGEGVEFDPLPPKEVRYTSSVKYDSERHFIDDVQLPLGLAVASCSQTVTCVPNGTWRNYKAEVRFEPRHRPTRFLSTTIVYPKYPKTVYTTTLDYNCRKTLRRFLSSVELEATELLGSDDLSDEC; via the exons ATGGTGGGCCGGCTGAGCCTGCAGGATGTGCCCGAGCTCGTGGACGCGAGGAAGAAGGGCGACGGCGTCCTGGACAGCCCGGACTCGGGGctgccccccagccccagccccagccactgGGGGCTCGCGGCGGGCGGAGGCGGCGGAGGCGGCGGAGGGCGCGCGCCGGCACCGGGGGCGCTGGAGCCCGACGCGGCGGCGACCCCCGCGGCTCCG AGTCCAGCGTCTGTCCCCCTGACTCCCGGCTGTGCGCTGAGGCTGTGTCCCCTGTCCTTTGGCGAAGGAGTGGAGTTTGACCCCTTACCACCAAAGGAAGTAAG GTACACCTCCTCGGTCAAGTACGACTCCGAGCGGCACTTCATCGACGACGTGCAGCTGCCCCTGGGCCTGGCGGTGGCCTCCTGCAGCCAGACGGTCACCTGCGTCCCCAATGGCACGTGGCGCAACTACAAGGCTGAGGTGCGCTTCGAGCCACGCCACAGGCCCACACGCTTCCTCAGCACCACCATCGTCTACCCCAAGTACCCCAAGACCGTCTACACCACCACCCTGGATTACAACTGCCGCAAGACGCTGAGGAGGTTTCTGTCCAGCGTGGAGCTCGAAGCCACGGAGCTCCTGGGCAGCGACGACCTCTCCGATGAATGCTGA